The following are encoded together in the Equus quagga isolate Etosha38 chromosome 1, UCLA_HA_Equagga_1.0, whole genome shotgun sequence genome:
- the PTRH1 gene encoding probable peptidyl-tRNA hydrolase → MQPPGLLRAGPWLSWAMSRCGLEPRPPGKRWLVAGLGNPGMPRTRHSVGMAVLGQLARRLGVAESWARDRRCAADLALASLGDAQLVLLRPRRLMNANGRSVARAAELFGLTAEEVYLVHDELDKPLGKLALKLGGSARGHNGVRSCISCLNSNAMPRLRVGIGRPPHPDAVQAHVLGCFSPTEQELLPPLLERAADLLLDHIRERSRGPSSGP, encoded by the exons ATGCAGCCGCCCGGGCTCCTGCGCGCGGGGCCGTGGCTGAGCTGGGCCATGAGCCGCTGCGGTTTGGAGCCCCGGCCTCCCGGGAAGCggtggctg GTGGCCGGCCTGGGGAACCCTGGAATGCCCCGCACGCGGCACAGCGTGGGCATGGCGGTGCTGGGGCAGCTGGCACGGCGGCTGGGTGTGGCGGAGAGCTGGGCCCGCGACCGGCGCTGCGCCGCCGACCTCGCTTTGGCCTCGCTGGGGGATGCCCAGCTGGTCCTGCTCCGGCCGCGACGGCTCATGAACGCCAACGGGCGCAGCGTGGCCCGGGCTG CGGAGCTGTTCGGGCTGACGGCTGAGGAGGTCTACCTGGTGCATGACGAGCTGGACAAACCCCTGGGGAAACTGGCTCTGAAGCTGGGGGGAAGTGCCAG GGGCCACAATGGAGTCCGGTCCTGCATCAGCTGCCTCAACTCCAAT GCAATGCCGCGGCTGAGAGTGGGCATCGGGCGCCCCCCGCACCCCGACGCGGTGCAGGCCCACGTGCTGGGCTGCTTCTCCCCCACCGAGCAGgagctgctgcctcctctgctggAGCGCGCTGCTGACCTGCTCCTGGACCACATCCGTGAGCGCAGCCGGGGGCCCTCGTCAGGCCCCTGA
- the CFAP157 gene encoding cilia- and flagella-associated protein 157 has product MAPKKKAGKAAKEFEVKKKKGNKKDAGVANKPMEMPVGEEIREFYHIQIRDLEDRLARYQRKWDELAVQEKLFRQEFEQLANNKKEIVTFLKRTLNQRVDEIADLNEQLQSLQLAKEMEKDAFEAQLAQVRHEFQETKDQLTTENIVLGGKLAALEEFRLQKEELTEKFVSLEDQLRKQESEYKDYVYNLEKKSVLDKDRLKKEIIQRVNLVATEFRKVATSQMWDTTKRAIMENSTVTLQLSKISQQGMQLLQENEQLKGTQDKLCKQLELLENTQKVMAQHSRGHQKIILLLTEKCREQQQGPVEAERLRLQLSQLEQSLQQLQKDNQDLRSQRDQLRLQLERQQAEAQRLQHELTTEQKVRASLATALVQATSFLQNILQIQPDKEDSDFDIEFQLQHMEMLKQLLAMLSSAVVLSPKIAVCPRWESRPYSLPRESQSSTQPPTGTPLQQLSGITPYQPGDLGLVPRRPHIPPNAEDLRLLSHTTRVGTFQVHSSPEDSVPRAPATARWQPALGAEHGSASCVALQMWLDLSKPPFSQLENGPKKGVARSQWAKACPNIPWEGGLLDLALSSSTGRGRLGTPEKASASKLASFILQIHNAGSPKRFKKFSLPGVFLPSK; this is encoded by the exons ATGGCTCCCAAAAAAAAGGCAGGCAAGGCGGCCAAGGAGTTCGAggtcaagaagaagaaagggaacaaGAAGGATGCCGGTGTGGCCAACAAGCCCATGGAAATGCCTGTGGGCGAGGAGATCCGGGAATTCTACCACATCCAGATCCGAGACCTGGAGGACAGGCTGGCCCG gTACCAGCGGAAGTGGGACGAGCTGGCCGTGCAGGAGAAGCTGTTCCGCCAGGAGTTTGAGCAGCTGGCCAACAACAAGAAGGAGATCGTGACCTTCCTCAAGCGCACGCTCAACCAGCGGGTGGATGAGATCGCCGACCTCAACGAGCAGCTCCAGAGCCTGCAGCTGgccaaggagatggagaaggatgCCTTCGAGGCGCAGCTCGCCCAGGTGCGCCACGAGTTCCAGGAGACCAAGGACCAGCTCACCACGGAGAACATCGTCCTTG GGGGGAAGCTGGCAGCTCTGGAGGAGTTCCGGCTGCAGAAAGAGGAGCTCACGGAGAAGTTCGTGTCCCTGGAGGACCAGCTGCGGAAGCAGGAGAGCGAGTACAAGGACTACGTGTACAACCTGGAGAAGAAGTCGGTGCTGGACAAGGACAG ACTGAAGAAGGAGATCATCCAGCGCGTGAACCTGGTGGCCACCGAGTTCCGCAAGGTGGCCACCAGCCAGATGTGGGACACGACAAAGCGGGCCATCATGGAGAACAGCACTGTGACCCTGCAGCTCTCCAAGATATCCCAGCAAGGCATGCAGCTGCTGCAGGAGAACGAGCAGCTCAAGGGCACCCAGGACAAGCTGTGCAAACAGCTGGAGCTGCTGGAGAACACCCAGAAGGTCATGGCCCAGCACAGCAGAGGCCACCAGAAG ATCATCCTCCTGCTGACGGAGAAGTGCCGTGAGCAACAGCAGGGCCCCGTGGAGGCCGAGCGGCTGCGCCTCCAGCTGAGCCAACTGGAGCAGAGCCTCCAGCAGCTGCAGAAGGACAACCAGGACCTGAG GAGCCAGAGAGACCAGCTGCGCCTGCAGCTGGAGCGGCAGCAGGCCGAGGCACAACGGCTACAGCACGAGCTGACCACAGAGCAGAAGGTTCGGGCAAGTCTGGCGACAGCCCTGGTCCAGGCCACGTCCTTCCTACAGAACATTCTGCAG ATACAGCCAGACAAGGAGGACAGCGACTTTGACATCGAGTTCCAGCTGCAGCACATGGAGATGCTAAAGCAGCTGTTGGCCATGCTCAGCTCAGCAGTGGTCCTGAGCCCCAAGATAGCTGTGTGCCCCCGCTGGGAGAGCCGGCCCTATAGCCTGCCCAGGGAGAG CCAGTCAAGCACCCAGCCACCCACGGGGACTCCGCTGCAGCAGCTATCTGGCATCACACCCTACCAGCCGGGGGACCTGGGCCTCGTCCCTCGACGGCCCCACATCCCACCCAACGCTGAGGACCTCAGGCTGCTTTCACACACCACCCGTGTGGGAACCTTCCAGGTACACAGTAGCCCTGAGGACAGTGTGCCAAGGGCTCCAGCGACAGCAAGATGGCAGCCAGCCCTGGGTGCAGAGCACGGCtctgccagctgtgtggccttgcagATGTGGCTGGACCTCTCCAAGCCTCCATTTTCCCAGCTGGAAAATGGGCCCAAAAAAGGTGTGGCAAGGTCTCAGTGGGCTAAGGCGTGCCCAAACATCCCCTGGGAGGGGGGCCTGCTGGACCTTGCCCTCTCCTCCTCTACAGGCAGAGGTAGGCTGGGAACCCCAGAGAAGGCCTCAGCTTCCAAACTGGCATCTTTCATCTTACAGATCCACAACGCTGGTTCTCCAAAAAGGTTCAAAAAGTTTAGTCTTCCTGGAGTTTTCCTACCTTCCAAGTAA